One segment of Anatilimnocola aggregata DNA contains the following:
- the arfB gene encoding alternative ribosome rescue aminoacyl-tRNA hydrolase ArfB gives MITVSARITIPESELRFTFSRSSGPGGQNVNKVSSKATMHWNAVESPSLPDDVKQRFLTTYKSKLTTLGEVVIVSQESRDQPKNIQICLDKLRGMILEILVPPKKRRPTKPTKGSKVRRLDAKKGRSQTKQNRRPIKGE, from the coding sequence ATGATTACCGTTAGTGCTCGCATCACCATTCCCGAAAGTGAACTGCGCTTCACGTTTTCTCGTAGCAGCGGGCCGGGCGGGCAGAACGTGAACAAGGTCAGCAGCAAAGCGACCATGCACTGGAACGCCGTGGAATCGCCCAGTTTGCCCGACGACGTCAAACAGCGGTTCCTCACGACCTACAAGAGTAAACTCACCACGCTGGGTGAAGTGGTGATTGTCAGCCAGGAATCGCGGGACCAGCCCAAGAATATTCAGATTTGTCTCGATAAGTTGCGGGGCATGATCTTGGAAATCCTCGTCCCGCCCAAAAAGCGACGCCCCACGAAGCCCACCAAGGGATCGAAAGTTCGCCGGTTGGATGCCAAAAAGGGTCGTTCGCAAACCAAGCAAAACCGTCGGCCTATCAAGGGCGAATAG
- a CDS encoding polyphosphate kinase 2 family protein — MTDRNKLIEKFRVSPGKKFDLADHDPDWSGDKDVAVEKRKEYAKESLTLDVSELAEAQEMLYADNSWSLLVIFQAMDAAGKDSTIKHVMSGINPQGCQVYSFKHPSAEELDHDFLWRCNRALPERGRIGIFNRSYYEEVLIVRVHPELIGAQRIPGVQPGEALKKEFWEHRYEDINSFERHLTRNGTTIVKFFLNISKKEQRKRFLKRIDEPEKHWKFAASDLHERNYWDDYMRAYEDCLSATSTEHAPWYVIPADHKWVTRAAVAAILNQTIRGLGLKWPQISPAQAAEIAKAREELKGE; from the coding sequence ATGACTGACCGCAACAAGCTCATCGAAAAGTTTCGCGTGTCCCCGGGCAAGAAGTTCGATCTTGCCGATCACGACCCCGATTGGTCCGGCGACAAAGATGTTGCCGTCGAAAAGCGGAAGGAATATGCGAAGGAATCGCTGACGTTGGACGTGAGCGAACTGGCCGAAGCGCAAGAGATGCTCTACGCCGACAATTCCTGGTCGCTCCTGGTCATCTTTCAGGCAATGGATGCCGCGGGCAAAGACAGCACGATCAAGCACGTCATGTCGGGCATCAACCCGCAAGGCTGCCAGGTCTATTCGTTCAAGCATCCATCAGCCGAAGAACTCGATCACGATTTCCTCTGGCGCTGTAACCGAGCACTCCCCGAGCGCGGCCGCATCGGCATCTTCAACCGTTCCTACTACGAAGAAGTCCTGATTGTCCGCGTGCATCCCGAGCTGATCGGTGCCCAGCGGATTCCCGGGGTGCAGCCCGGCGAAGCGCTCAAGAAAGAGTTCTGGGAGCATCGCTATGAAGATATCAACTCGTTTGAACGCCACCTGACGCGCAATGGAACCACTATCGTCAAGTTCTTCTTGAACATCTCGAAGAAGGAGCAACGAAAGCGGTTCCTCAAACGCATCGACGAGCCCGAGAAGCATTGGAAGTTTGCCGCATCCGACTTGCACGAGCGAAATTATTGGGACGACTACATGCGGGCCTACGAAGATTGCCTCTCTGCCACCAGCACCGAACATGCTCCCTGGTACGTAATTCCCGCCGATCACAAATGGGTGACTCGGGCAGCGGTGGCGGCAATTCTGAACCAAACCATTCGCGGCCTGGGGCTCAAGTGGCCACAGATTTCGCCAGCCCAAGCAGCCGAGATCGCCAAAGCGCGCGAGGAGTTAAAGGGAGAATAG
- a CDS encoding DUF1549 domain-containing protein translates to MHLSSLRMAIYACVPCLAIALTATAQEHDAANARAAMIRQIDRRIDETLAKAQLAAAEEADDAEFLRRAHLDLTGVIPRVAEVRRFLADQRPDKRAQLIDDLLASPAHANHLANLWRSIMLPGGISLEQINSVVGVQNWLRQRFIENLRYDNLVSELLVATAGDDAGPALYYTSLNLAPEKLASSTARIFLGLQIECAECHDHPTDQWKQADFWGYASFFAQLQRPENNLPGMQARLIDLETGDVKIPNTESIVPPKFPSGRNPAPDELGSRRMKLAVWMASRDNPYLARAAVNRGWAILFGRGLVEPVDDLGPHNPASHPELLDELTQYFIDTGFDLRELLRTLAQTKTYQRTSRWTSVEVPPELYAHMPVKALSAEQLYDSLNRVLVRRGQGDMPGLNVRSPLLDPQRQQFLAKMQGQGRSPLEYQAGVLQALTLLNGVDLTEATTAERSPLLLALDAPLFDDGEKLEAMFLATVTRPPTADEGGLFLKHVAARSPSEKNKAWSDLLWAVLNTAEFATNH, encoded by the coding sequence ATGCACTTGTCTTCCCTCAGAATGGCGATTTACGCCTGCGTGCCTTGCCTGGCAATCGCGCTGACGGCAACCGCGCAGGAACACGATGCGGCGAATGCTCGCGCGGCGATGATTCGCCAGATCGACCGGCGCATCGACGAAACGCTCGCCAAGGCGCAACTGGCTGCGGCTGAGGAAGCAGACGATGCCGAGTTTTTGCGGCGGGCCCATCTCGATCTGACTGGCGTGATTCCGCGCGTGGCTGAGGTGCGCAGATTCCTGGCCGATCAGCGGCCCGACAAACGTGCGCAATTGATCGACGACCTGCTGGCCTCGCCGGCTCATGCGAATCATCTGGCCAACCTCTGGCGCTCGATCATGTTGCCGGGTGGCATCAGCTTGGAGCAGATTAATAGTGTGGTTGGCGTGCAGAATTGGCTACGGCAACGCTTCATCGAGAATCTGCGTTACGACAACCTCGTCTCCGAGTTGCTGGTTGCTACCGCCGGAGATGATGCCGGCCCAGCGCTCTATTACACCTCGCTCAATCTGGCTCCCGAGAAGCTGGCTTCCAGCACTGCCCGCATCTTCCTGGGGCTGCAGATTGAATGTGCCGAGTGCCACGATCATCCCACCGATCAATGGAAGCAGGCCGATTTTTGGGGGTACGCGTCTTTCTTCGCCCAGTTGCAACGACCCGAGAATAATCTCCCTGGCATGCAGGCCAGATTGATCGACCTCGAAACGGGCGACGTGAAGATTCCCAATACGGAATCGATCGTCCCACCGAAATTTCCCAGCGGGCGTAATCCCGCGCCCGATGAACTTGGTTCCCGGCGCATGAAACTCGCCGTCTGGATGGCCTCGCGCGACAATCCGTACCTCGCCCGGGCAGCCGTGAATCGAGGGTGGGCCATTCTGTTCGGCCGCGGGCTGGTGGAACCGGTCGATGATCTCGGCCCCCACAATCCAGCATCGCATCCAGAACTTCTCGACGAGTTGACTCAATATTTCATCGACACGGGCTTCGATCTGCGCGAACTGCTCCGCACTTTGGCACAGACCAAGACATATCAGCGGACCAGTCGCTGGACATCGGTCGAAGTGCCACCGGAATTGTACGCGCACATGCCCGTGAAAGCCCTTTCCGCGGAGCAACTCTACGATTCGCTCAATCGTGTGCTCGTGCGGCGCGGTCAAGGCGATATGCCTGGGCTGAACGTGCGCAGTCCGCTGCTCGATCCGCAGCGGCAGCAATTCCTCGCCAAGATGCAAGGCCAAGGTCGCTCGCCGCTGGAATATCAAGCCGGCGTGCTGCAAGCGCTCACGCTGCTCAATGGTGTCGATTTGACCGAAGCGACAACCGCCGAGAGAAGCCCGCTGTTGCTAGCGCTCGATGCTCCTCTGTTCGACGATGGCGAAAAACTCGAAGCGATGTTTCTCGCCACGGTCACTCGCCCACCGACAGCTGATGAAGGTGGACTGTTTCTCAAGCATGTTGCCGCGCGCTCGCCGAGCGAGAAGAATAAGGCCTGGAGCGATTTGCTCTGGGCCGTCCTCAACACGGCCGAATTCGCAACGAATCATTAA